In Jatrophihabitans endophyticus, one DNA window encodes the following:
- a CDS encoding branched-chain amino acid ABC transporter permease, translating to MVAWFAAGLPTEYSSVRQRSTLKWNSLPRPQQWAFCLIILAILIVLPLLESTTPLIGSLSTEPGTDFGIALFNASRYALIAIGLNVVVGQAGLLDLGYVGFFAIGAYVSALLTSSDSTVQYLTSPTWGWLVSVPIAMGITMIFGLILGGPTLRLRGDYLAIVTLGFGEIVRLVADNVPPLRGQSGFQNIGGPPGSEGKDPVFQQTTGGTAFFYLTVAFIVVVLVLVGNLERSRVGRAWVAIRDDEDAAEIMGVPTFKFKLWGFVVGAAIGGLSGTLYAAQIGFVNNQKFDPVTSILFLAAVVLGGAGNKVGVIVGGALVSYIPDRFTGIADKRLLIFGIALIVLMIFRPQGLLGARQRLLTYGRTAYQRITGGPPPTESGGALSSDAQGSGASSIGTVS from the coding sequence ATGGTCGCATGGTTCGCCGCCGGACTGCCCACCGAGTACAGCAGCGTCCGGCAACGTTCGACCCTGAAGTGGAACTCGCTCCCGCGTCCGCAGCAGTGGGCGTTCTGCCTCATCATCCTGGCCATCCTGATCGTGTTGCCGCTGCTCGAGTCGACGACCCCGCTGATCGGCTCGCTGTCGACCGAGCCCGGCACGGACTTCGGCATCGCTCTGTTCAACGCGTCCCGTTACGCGTTGATCGCGATCGGCTTGAACGTCGTCGTCGGGCAGGCAGGTCTGCTCGACCTCGGCTACGTCGGCTTCTTCGCCATCGGCGCCTACGTGTCCGCGTTGCTGACCAGTTCGGACTCCACCGTGCAGTACCTGACCAGCCCCACGTGGGGCTGGCTCGTCAGCGTGCCGATCGCCATGGGCATCACGATGATCTTCGGCTTGATCCTGGGTGGTCCGACACTGCGACTGCGAGGTGACTACCTCGCCATCGTCACGCTGGGCTTCGGCGAGATCGTCCGCCTCGTCGCGGACAACGTTCCGCCGTTGCGCGGCCAGAGCGGCTTCCAGAACATCGGCGGCCCGCCCGGGTCGGAGGGCAAGGATCCGGTGTTCCAGCAAACGACCGGCGGCACGGCGTTCTTCTACCTGACCGTGGCCTTCATCGTGGTCGTTCTCGTTCTCGTCGGGAATCTCGAGCGCAGTCGCGTCGGTCGTGCTTGGGTGGCGATCCGCGACGACGAGGACGCCGCCGAGATCATGGGCGTACCCACGTTCAAGTTCAAGCTGTGGGGCTTCGTGGTCGGCGCCGCGATCGGCGGCCTGTCGGGCACGCTCTACGCGGCGCAGATCGGCTTCGTGAACAACCAGAAGTTCGACCCGGTCACGTCCATTCTGTTCCTCGCCGCCGTCGTGCTCGGCGGGGCCGGGAACAAGGTGGGCGTCATCGTCGGCGGCGCGTTGGTGTCCTACATCCCGGACCGGTTCACCGGGATCGCCGACAAGCGACTGCTCATCTTCGGTATCGCCCTCATCGTCTTGATGATCTTCCGGCCGCAGGGTCTGTTGGGCGCGCGGCAGCGACTGCTCACCTACGGGCGCACTGCCTACCAGCGCATCACCGGCGGTCCACCGCCCACGGAGTCGGGTGGCGCGCTCTCGTCCGACGCCCAGGGTTCGGGCGCCTCGTCGATCGGCACCGTGTCATGA